Proteins encoded together in one Lathyrus oleraceus cultivar Zhongwan6 chromosome 5, CAAS_Psat_ZW6_1.0, whole genome shotgun sequence window:
- the LOC127086334 gene encoding uncharacterized protein LOC127086334 translates to MIPRHRPQPREPPQAQRKSLPLNVAACVSLNFTHTQNPLIASQQSLYQQTHENDKRKKGRILTKCHGGDERREEVGLPIQGLDELKRVWNWKCFLFVLLCCLSHFGVCSEKSELKEHWFDFSIQLWISALNCIGICFDSLSELFAF, encoded by the exons atgattcCTCGCCATCGTCCTCAACCTCGTGAACCCCCTCAAGCTCAGAGAAAATCTCTCCCTCTCAACGTAGCCGCTTGCGTCTCTCTCAATTTCACTCACACCCAAAACCCCTTAATCGCATCTCAGCAAAGTCTCTATCAACAAACACACGAAAATGATAAAAGGAAAAAAGGAAGAATTCTCACAAAGTGTCACGGCGGCGATGAAAGGCGTGAAGAAGTTGGCCTCCCAATCCAG GGTTTGGATGAGCTCAAAAGAGTATGGAATTGGAAGTGCTTTCTTTTTGTGCTGCTCTGTTGTCTATCCCATTTTGGTGTTTGCTCTGAAAAAAG TGAATTAAAGGAGCATTGGTTTGATTTTTCTATCCAACTGTGGATATCTGCACTGAATTGCATTGGGATTTGCTTTGATTCCTTATCTGAACTGTTTGCCTTTTGA